The genomic stretch CTTACCCCCCTACCTCCCGCGCCCTTTCCCGCACGTCCTCCGCCACCGCTAGCGGTACCTTCGCCTGCTGGGCTATTTCCTTAGCCTCGGCGTTAGCGATCTCTTCCAGCGAGCCGAACGCCTGCCAGATGGCCTTCAAACGTTTGGGCCCAATACCGGGGATATCGTCCAGGACGGACGTTGTCATAGCCTTGCCCCGCTGCTGGCGGTGGAAGGTGATGGCGAAGCGGTGGGCCTCGTCCCGCACCCGCCGCAGCAGCGCCAGACCGGGCGAGTGCTTGGGGATGTTGAACGGCTCCGAGTGGCCGGGGCGGTACACCTCCTCCAGCCGCTTGACCAGACCGATCACCGGCACGTAGGACAGGCCCAGGTCGTCCAGGGCGGCCTTGGCCATGGACAGCTGCCCCTTGCCACCGTCAATGAGAATCAGATCGGGGATTGGGCCTCCCTCCTCTAGCACCCGGCGGTAGCGGCGGAGCACCACCTCGTGGATGGATGCGAAATCGTCGGGGCCGGCCACCGTCTTGATGTGGTACTTGCGGTAATCGCTCTTCCTGGGCTTGCCATCCACGAAGCACACCATGGCCGACACGGGATGGGCCCCCTGGATATTGGAGTTGTCGAAGCCCTCGATGCGCCGGGGCGGCACCTCCAGACCCAGGTCCTCCTGCAGGCTCTCTACCGAAGCCGGCAGCAGCTCCTGCCGCCGGGCCTTCTGCAGCTTGATCTCGTTGAGCATGAGGGTGGCGTTGCGCATGGCAATGCGCACAAGCCGGACCTTCTCCCCCCGCTGGGGATGGATAAGCCGCACCTTCCGCCCGGCCCGCTCCGATAGCCAGACCTCAAGGGCCGACTGCTCTTCGGTGGACTCCTGCACCAGAATCTCCGGGGGAATGAAAGGCGTCTGGCTGTAGTAGAGCTTCAGAAAACCGTAGAAATTCTCTTCCCGGTCCTGCGGATCAGCCACAACCAGATCGAATTTCTCCTTGCCCAGCAGCTTCCCCTTCCGTACCCTGAGCACGACCCCCACACCATAACTGGAGGCCACGTCCACCGCCAGGATATCGCGATCACCGAAGTCCTGCGACAGGATGGCCTGGCGGTCGGTGTAGTGCTGCACGGCCTGGAGCTGGTCCCGTATATGGGCCGCGTCCTCGTAGCGCAGCCCCTCCGAAGCGGCCTCCATGTTGTCCTTGAGGTGGGCCACAATCTCATCGGAACGGCCCTGGAGGAACT from Candidatus Neomarinimicrobiota bacterium encodes the following:
- the uvrC gene encoding excinuclease ABC subunit UvrC; protein product: MSETVSLQDKLKRLPRSPGVYLFKDAQGDIIYIGKAKVLRSRVRSYFSQRDPSGRAPGVKDVKTRRMVPKIADLDWIVLASETEALITEQEMVRHHQPRYNLSLKDDKSHPYIRITREPYPQVILTRKVELDGGRYLGPYTDVKRLRETLQVLHKIFTIRTCTYQITDESISQRRHKVCLDYHIKRCEGPCEGLVSQGRYQAMVNQVEQFLQGRSDEIVAHLKDNMEAASEGLRYEDAAHIRDQLQAVQHYTDRQAILSQDFGDRDILAVDVASSYGVGVVLRVRKGKLLGKEKFDLVVADPQDREENFYGFLKLYYSQTPFIPPEILVQESTEEQSALEVWLSERAGRKVRLIHPQRGEKVRLVRIAMRNATLMLNEIKLQKARRQELLPASVESLQEDLGLEVPPRRIEGFDNSNIQGAHPVSAMVCFVDGKPRKSDYRKYHIKTVAGPDDFASIHEVVLRRYRRVLEEGGPIPDLILIDGGKGQLSMAKAALDDLGLSYVPVIGLVKRLEEVYRPGHSEPFNIPKHSPGLALLRRVRDEAHRFAITFHRQQRGKAMTTSVLDDIPGIGPKRLKAIWQAFGSLEEIANAEAKEIAQQAKVPLAVAEDVRERAREVGG